A genomic window from Pocillopora verrucosa isolate sample1 chromosome 7, ASM3666991v2, whole genome shotgun sequence includes:
- the LOC131784934 gene encoding substance-P receptor-like, translating to MDTKLQENLIAGMFPTSNYSLALGKSQPLRTNAECPGLTALNAVLGVSCFYGTAANLIILIFTILKHRHQGLTPDRILITNFAGVDLMACFISLPLHVRAINSQSSIADNPICLSRFFTMFTCFAVNIMTLAVISIDRYDAICRAPLREITCKKTAYFLVFIWLFASCTAAAGGTGHILTAVRGEHACYSPGRDVSSHAIIGKTVMIAVVSLWILPSLAIVFYRFYAIRKYVQDHSTHLRDTLGVSVVKREVKLTKICIVMITTYLSLWVMFALMVLLRNRFSSLEVHCAYLWSYSLAYSSFTVVPVEYMILDKRILAYIWRECVRRRTAKVSVELAATNHEGGETIT from the coding sequence ATGGACACAAAACTACAGGAGAATCTTATTGCCGGTATGTTTCCAACTTCGAATTACAGTTTAGCTCTTGGAAAATCACAACCATTGAGAACTAATGCCGAATGTCCAGGATTGACAGCTTTAAATGCAGTTTTGGGAGTATCGTGTTTTTACGGCACTGCCGCGAACTTGATCATTCTAATTTTTACGATTTTAAAGCATCGCCATCAGGGTTTAACGCCAGATAGAATACTGATTACAAATTTTGCAGGCGTCGATCTCATGGCGTGTTTTATCAGTCTACCACTTCATGTAAGAGCTATAAACAGTCAATCGAGTATTGCAGATAACCCTATATGCTTGTCAAGGTTTTTCACGATGTTCACTTGTTTTGCTGTGAACATCATGACACTGGCTGTCATAAGTATAGACCGCTATGACGCCATCTGCCGCGCGCCTTTGCGTGAAATAACTTGCAAGAAGACCGCATATTTCCTTGTCTTCATTTGGTTGTTTGCAAGTTGTACCGCTGCAGCCGGGGGAACAGGACATATCCTTACTGCCGTGCGGGGCGAACACGCCTGCTACAGCCCCGGACGAGACGTCTCCTCTCATGCAATCATTGGCAAGACGGTGATGATTGCCGTCGTTTCTCTGTGGATCTTGCCTTCTCTTGCAATTGTGTTTTACAGATTCTACGCCATTCGAAAATACGTTCAGGATCACTCAACCCATTTACGAGACACTCTGGGTGTTTCAGTGGTAAAAAGAGAAGTCAAACTCACCAAGATTTGCATCGTAATGATCACAACATATCTTAGTTTATGGGTAATGTTTGCACTCATGGTGTTATTAAGAAACAGGTTCTCCTCTTTGGAAGTTCATTGTGCGTATCTATGGTCGTATTCCTTGGCTTACTCCAGTTTCACCGTCGTACCAGTCGAGTACATGATTCTTGACAAAAGAATTCTGGCTTATATTTGGCGAGAATGCGTGCGGAGAAGAACAGCAAAGGTTTCAGTGGAACTGGCCGCGACTAACCATGAAGGAGGCGAAACAATCACTTGA